A single window of Coturnix japonica isolate 7356 chromosome 17, Coturnix japonica 2.1, whole genome shotgun sequence DNA harbors:
- the SEC16A gene encoding protein transport protein Sec16A isoform X1, with amino-acid sequence MQQPPQTVPAGAAAPPPAGIARNTYWRNTSLSKRANATAAPVQPVTDPFAFGRQTPQGSPLDNPTKGNALVMQSSSPAVFPQPAVVHALPSHAGDNPHGLHPSLSVSQPGINSSMFSNVPVPAPSPGYVTNSTTEVHPNADLGLHGSAVASHYNAGTALENSFSVHPGMVSVSNNPGGRQDVNRDPSDVPSGPTATALFPPAPQQPLSQWRPAQGNLQSPVQNFVPYPEPPSQTDIHNVSQSSVSTSHPPPQTNLQHGPVHQGIPQNAVQAPLSVGCEKNGKNGSANSGHHMNSVQPGDVFRQNTEMTNAWLNQPYQEQFYPQPPLQDSSSVIPTAQENNLQKQSPGMSETSNRPVPTDQDSGSLSMFFKGDETENEEILSSEKNYVVEKTEFACQPHSSPLYHQPVHPQRVPANALSQAQIGTGSANEVIQKGMDAQYFPKIRSQQEAQAAKQSMFASDGKAGVGDAPLNCGSQYENVENLECIQNQEVLPSEPRNMNASSPSAHPDLYRYGSLPGQMLPKNAVLSHAEGGPNLEAPDSLAHPVRPDSVSSNYSNISHRSTSSSARPQEQIGTFIQQESGKPDEESSARFFKQIDSSPLGDDSSEINPNKSYHGNLSQPPTPSPPKPTGVFQTSANSSFEPVRSHGVGIKPAEIDQAKMVVELRENHPNQKNTKKNTAMPAASPGNLEQPPDNLETIFMPQVYPLPLAVTGEAGNILHSGPVTENMQSLSERRSSTRAQGAIKKCDSPATTLWAHNELPNFGGNVLLAPAAPAVYVPAKQTVEVIQPPEEGLSNQQPNKPGSIAVQPSQDGNISSENLENPPKMGEEEALQSQASSGYASLLSSPPTESLQNQPILIAQPNQSYNLAQPINFPISLSNQLSSNENSQPMKDSGVGDKTSVGPQTSHAGGIISGENALLPVMQAGSLLANAPPNSNLLKHNLLQSPVNSSDIASNQPANLLMKTPSNLAPEGQKNVNFEGFVPEFASKSGANSSISPGMNLPSGNPSALLPPVNSVVQTKNSVSRANSKEEAAGVLDFTVSRTLEKNSASNSVQVHNQLLSGGPVYPQQPVGGAGQVGPEVRDKQHFYQQVTKDVQHQAVPDRAVQGALPSQPQMQAAQMPTSSGQSSVSSNYQTAAGMKGMQVSQQCENQELRNQETCPAQLPSSDKQPGSGQPSSAVAPTAPTTTSQPVQPSAQQDLQRPPLPQTPQDAFGPHQNSYYYYRHPYDAYQPPYPQPYPAADPRAAAHLYYLEDSYGQYDPRYRYYDNSSTAYMEHGNYRYSEPERPSSRASHCSDRPSSRQGYPEDYYAKAGWADYYQGYYQGTYDYGDPSLWERYSSAYDPRYRDPRSYDQRYLYDGEHNTYQKREAYSYGSRHERYEDRWRYDPRFTGSFDDETEPHRDPYGDEFDRRSVHSEHSGRSLRSSHSVHSHRSSFSSRSQQSQLYRSNHDLTANAYETTAQAVSLHTDYPYAGYAPNFDGQQPFTDYGYSTETGWSAADQVPLRPSTPEKFSVPHLCARFGPGGFLIKVLPNLPSEGQPALVEIHSMETMMQHSPEQEEMRAFPGPLAKDDTHKVDVINFAQNKATQCFKNENLIDKESASLLWDFIVLLCRQNGTVVGTDLAELLLRDHKTVWLPGKSPNEANLIDFTNEALEQVEEESGEAQLSFLTDSLITTIDSLEKETERFRELLLYGRKKDALESAMKHGLWGHALLLASKMDNRTHARVMTRFANSLPINDPLQTVYQLMSGRMPAASTCCGDEKWGDWRPHLAMVLSNLTNNVDLESRTIATMGDTLASKGLLDAAHFCYLMAQVGFGVYTRKTTKLVLIGSNHSLPFLKFATNEAIQRTEAYEYAQSLGTQPGCLPNFQVFKFIYACRLAEMGLAAQAFHYCEVISRTVLKDPQYYSPVLIGQLIQMSSQLRLFDPQIKEKPDQETFVEPSWLVRLRHVDGQIKEGAIAYSTDRSTPQQYPCSTPSSELDHTSQYDGAGVGHDVGPGPENALLASLLPNMAQQMQSVQLMPSAPQAILDGSAAGIPPSDQEAVQSVPFYPVASQPIGPGPGFAPPGFSSQYGAEPSPLYLGSMLPPGGPPQESEPREEEQTNLETGMQRIASESPSRNSFPEQREEDFYSRMARMAPERRSRSASQSSAYMGYGQRSRTTSESSAHSVGRERSNSAAKQPPPSPPVPVGKETKKEVKKEPASRKTGANWFRWLMGKGKNEAHLPDDKNKSIVWDEKKQRWVNLDEPEEESKPPPPPPTAFPKAPQAAPSGPGGPPSAPVNMFSRRAAGSRARYVDVLNPGGTKSSGAVPAPSDLFAPLAPMPIPANVFVPNAVPGDPQPVEGSGAGEHTPAANQTNTDPSAAVDQEYLNPAVLPPGSGLPVSNPDSFQPGELSRSSSMSSLSREVSQHFNQPAPVPPSGEPAAGTVQFYNPSQFAQSPAVTGSSRPGRIGQRKYPTLK; translated from the exons ATGCAGCAGCCTCCGCAGACTgttccagcaggagcagcagctccacctcCTGCAGGCATTGCTCGCAACACGTACTGGAGGAACACGTCGCTCAGTAAACGAGCAAATGCAACAGCTGCCCCGGTGCAGCCTGTGACAGACCCTTTTGCCTTTGGCAGACAAACTCCACAGGGTTCCCCTTTAGATAACCCAACCAAGGGCAATGCATTGGTTATGCAAAGTTCCTCCCCAGCGGTGTTTCCGCAGCCAGCCGTAGTGCATGCTTTGCCGTCACACGCAGGGGACAATCCTCACGGACTGCATCCATCTCTGTCTGTATCTCAACCAGGAATAAACAGCAGTATGTTTTCTAATGTTCCAGTTCCTGCACCGTCCCCAGGATATGTTACAAATAGCACTACAGAAGTGCATCCAAATGCAGATCTCGGACTCCATGGGTCTGCAGTAGCATCGCATTATAATGCAGGAACAGCACTTGAAAATTCTTTCAGTGTGCATCCTGGAATGGTGTCTGTGTCAAACAATCCTGGAGGTAGACAAGATGTGAACAGAGATCCCAGCGATGTTCCTTCTGGACCCACTGCAACAGCACTCTTCcctccagctcctcagcagCCCTTGTCTCAGTGGAGACCTGCTCAAGGTAACCTGCAGTCTCCAGTTCAAAACTTTGTGCCCTATCCTGAGCCACCTTCTCAGACTGACATTCATAACGTTTCCCAGTCTTCTGTTAGCACATCTCATCCTCCTCCGCAGACGAATTTACAGCATGGTCCTGTACATCAGGGGATTCCACAAAATGCTGTGCAAGCGCCTTTATCCGTTGGTTgtgaaaagaatgggaaaaatggCTCTGCAAATAGCGGTCATCACATGAACAGCGTTCAGCCTGGAGATGTCTTTagacagaacacagaaatgacGAATGCTTGGTTAAATCAACCTTACCAGGAGCAGTTTTACCCACAGCCACCGTTGCAGGATTCCAGTTCTGTCATTCCTACAGCTCAGGAAAATAACCTCCAGAAACAGTCTCCAGGTATGTCTGAAACATCAAACAGACCTGTTCCCACAGACCAAGACTCAGGAAGCCTTTCCATGTTTTTCAAAGGGgatgagacagaaaatgaagaaatactttcGTCTGAAAAGAATTACGTGGTTGAGAAAACTGAGTTTGCTTGTCAACCACATTCATCACCCTTATATCACCAGCCAGTGCATCCTCAGCGGGTTCCAGCTAATGCTCTCTCTCAGGCACAGATTGGTACAGGTTCAGCCAACGAGGTGATACAAAAAGGAATGGATGCCCAGTATTTTCCTAAAATTCGGAGTCAGCAGGAGGCACAGGCTGCTAAGCAGTCCATGTTTGCCAGTGATGGCAAAGCAGGTGTGGGTGATGCGCCTTTGAATTGTGGGTCACAGTATGAAAATGTTGAGAACCTGGAGTGCATACAGAACCAAGAGGTGCTGCCAAGTGAGCCACGTAACATGAATGCTTCATCCCCTTCTGCTCATCCTGATCTGTACAGATATGGATCCTTACCAGGTCAGATGCTTCCAAAGAATGCTGTTTTGAGCCATGCTGAAGGAGGACCAAATTTGGAAGCACCTGATTCATTAGCTCATCCTGTACGACCAGATAGCGTGTCTTCAAACTATAGCAACATTAGCCATAGGAGCACTTCTAGCTCAGCAAGACCTCAAGAACAAATCGGTACGTTTATTCAGCAAGAAAGTGGGAAGCCCGATGAGGAATCTTCTGCTCGCTTCTTTAAACAGATAGACTCTTCTCCTTTGGGAGATGATTCAAGTGAGATAAATCCAAACAAGAGCTACCATGGTAACCTGTCCCAGCCTCCAACTCCAAGTCCTCCTAAGCCCACAGGAGTGTTTCAGACAAGTGCAAATAGTTCTTTTGAGCCCGTGAGGTCCCATGGAGTTGGTATAAAACCTGCAGAGATTGACCAAGCAAAAATGGTGGTTGAATTGAGGGAGAACCACCCAAACCAGAAGAACACCAAGAAGAATACAGCTATGCCTGCTGCATCACCAGGCAATCTTGAACAGCCACCGGATAATCTAGAAACTATTTTCATGCCTCAGGTATACCCTTTGCCTCTTGCAGTCACTGGTGAAGCTGGAAATATATTGCACTCTGGACCTGTTACAGAAAACATGCAATCGTTGTCTGAGAGAAGGTCCTCCACGAGAGCTCAGGGAGCAATTAAGAAGTGTGATAGCCCGGCAACAACTTTGTGGGCTCACAATGAGTTACCTAATTTTGGAGGAAATGTGCTTCtagctcctgctgctcctgcagtttATGTACCTGCCAAACAAACTGTGGAAGTCATTCAGCCACCAGAAGAAGGCCTGTCTAATCAGCAGCCAAACAAACCAGGGAGTATTGCTGTGCAGCCTTCCCAAGATGGAAATATATCATCTGAAAATCTTGAGAATCCTCCCAAAATGGGAGAAGAAGAGGCACTTCAGTCTCAGGCAAGTTCTGGTTATGCAAGTTTGTTGTCTTCTCCGCCTACAGAGTCTTTGCAAAATCAGCCTATCCTAATTGCTCAGCCTAATCAAAGTTATAACTTGGCTCAGCCAAttaattttcctatttctctaTCTAATCAGCTAAGCAGCAATGAGAACAGTCAGCCAATGAAGGATTCCGGGGTTGGGGACAAGACTTCGGTTGGTCCCCAAACATCGCATGCTGGTGGAATCATCTCTGGGGAGAATGCGCTGTTGCCTGTGATGCAAGCTGGATCTCTGTTAGCTAATGCTCCTCCAAATAGCAATCTgttaaaacataatttattaCAGAGCCCTGTTAATTCCTCTGATATTGCTTCTAATCAGCCTGCAAACTTGCTCATGAAAACACCATCAAATTTAGCTCCTGAAGGGCAAAAGAATGTTAATTTTGAAGGTTTTGTTCCTGAATTTGCTAGCAAGTCAGGGGCTAATTCATCCATCTCTCCTGGGATGAATCTTCCCAGTGGAAATCCAAGTGCGCTGCTTCCACCTGTTAATTCTGTAGTACAGACCAAAAATTCTGTAAGTCGTGCAAATAGCAAAGAAGAAGCTGCTGGAGTGCTTGATTTTACAGTGTCACGGACcctggagaaaaacagtgcaaGTAATTCTGTGCAGGTGCATAATCAGTTGCTTTCTGGTGGTCCAGTGTATCCTCAACAGCCAGTTGGAGGTGCTGGTCAAGTGGGTCCCGAGGTGCGTGACAAACAACATTTCTATCAACAGGTGACAAAAGATGTACAGCATCAGGCTGTGCCAGATAGAGCTGTACAGGGAGCATTGCCATCCCAGCCACAAATGCAGGCAGCTCAGATGCCAACATCTTCTGGGCAGTCCTCAGTTTCTTCAAACTACCAGACTGCAGCAGGGATGAAGGGCATGCAGGTGTCCCAGCAGTGTGAGAACCAGGAGCTGAGGAACCAAGAGACATGTCCAGCACAGCTGCCGAGCTCCGATAAGCAGCCGGGTTCTGGACAGCCATCGAGTGCTGTGGCTCCCACAGCTCCTACCACCACCAGTCAGCCAGTGCAGCCAAGTGCACAGCAAGACCTGCAGCGTCCTCCCCTGCCTCAGACTCCTCAGGATGCCTTTGGACCACATCAGAATTCTTACTACTACTACAGGCATCCTTACGATGCTTACCAGCCTCCATATCCACAACCTTATCCTGCTGCAGATCCCAGAGCAGCGGCTCATCTGTATTACCTg GAGGATAGCTATGGACAGTATGACCCACGGTACAGGTACTACGACAACAGCAGCACTGCGTATATGGAGCATGGGAATTACCGGTATTCTGAGCCTGAACGTCCCAGTTCCAGAGCCAGTCACTGCTCTGACAGGCCCTCTTCTAG ACAAGGATATCCTGAAGATTATTATGCAAAAGCTGGATGGGCTGATTACTATCAGGGCTATTACCAAGGCACATATGATTATGGAG ATCCAAGTCTCTGGGAACGTTACTCATCAGCTTATGACCCCAGATACAGAGATCCTAGAAGTTATGACCAGAGGTATTTGTATGATGGTGAACACAACACTTACCAGAAGAGAGAAGCATATTCGTATGGCAGCAG aCATGAGCGATATGAAGATCGTTGGAGATACGACCCTCGTTTTACTGGAAGCTTTGATGATGAAACAGAGCCTCACAGAGATCCTTATGGTGACGAGTTTGATAGGCGCAGTGTTCACAGTGAACATTCCGGTCGCAGCCTGCGGAGCTCCCACAGTGTACACAGTCATCGGAGCAGCTTCAGCTCTCGTTCACAACAA AGCCAGCTCTATAGAAGTAACCACGATTTAACAGCTAATGCATATGAAACTACTGCACAGGCAGTGTCACTGCACACAGATTACCCATATGCTGGATATGCTCCTAACTTCGATGGACAACAGCCTTTTACAGATTATGGCTACTCGACTGAAACTGGATGGTCAGCTGCAGATCAAG tGCCCTTAAGGCCCTCAACGCCTGAGAAATTTTCAGTGCCTCATCTGTGTGCCAGGTTTGGTCCTGGGGGCTTCTTAATAAAAGTATTACCAAACCTGCCTTCAGAAGGACAGCCAGCCCTGGTTGAGATACACAGCATGGAG ACTATGATGCAACATTCTCCAGAGCAAGAAGAGATGAGAGCTTTTCCTGGTCCTCTTGCTAA agaTGACACCCATAAAGTGGATGTTATTAATTTTGCACAAAATAAAGCTAcacaatgttttaaaaatgaaaatttaatcGATAAAGAATCTGCAAGTCTGCTTTGGGACTTCATTGTACTGCTGTGCAGGCAGAATGGG ACTGTTGTGGGAACAGACCTGGCTGAACTTCTGCTCCGAGATCATAAAACAGTATGGCTTCCTGGGAAATCCCCTAATGAAGCAAATTTAATTGATTTCACTAATGAGGCTTTGGAACAAGTAGAGGAGGAATCTGGTGAAGCCCAGCTCTCATTTCTCACTGATAGTCTTATAACCACAATTGACAgtctggagaaagaaacagagagattCAGAGAGTTGCTGCTTTATGGACGCAAGAAG GATGCTCTGGAATCAGCCATGAAGCATGGCTTATGGGGTCATGCTCTGCTACTTGCCAGCAAGATGGACAATAGAACGCATGCAAGAGTTATGACCAG ATTCGCCAACAGTCTCCCAATTAATGACCCTCTGCAGACTGTTTATCAGCTCATGTCTGGAAGGATGCCAGCTGCGTCCACG TGCTGTGGAGATGAGAAATGGGGAGACTGGAGGCCACATCTAGCAATGGTGTTATCCAACTTGACTAATAATGTGGACTTGGAATCCAGGACCATTGCTACCATGGGAGACACTCTTG cttctaAAGGCCTGCTGGATGCTGCTCACTTTTGTTACCTTATGGCCCAAGTTGGTTTTGGAGTTTACACAAGGAAGACGACAAAGCTTGTCCTAATTGGATCAAATCACAG CTTGCCATTTTTGAAGTTTGCCACCAATGAAGCTATTCAAAGAACGGAAGCCTATGAATATGCACAGTCACTAGGAACTCAGCCTGGCTGCTTGCCTAATTTCCAG GTTTTCAAGTTCATCTATGCTTGCCGACTGGCTGAAATGGGACTTGCTGCTCAGGCTTTCCATTACTGTGAAGTGATTTCCAGGACTGTACTTAAAGATCCACAGTACTATTCACCTGTACTTATTGGCCAGCTGATCCAG ATGTCATCGCAGCTGCGCCTGTTTGATCCCCAGATAAAAGAGAAACCAGACCAGGAAACCTTTGTTGAACCTTCATGGTTAGTGAGGCTTCGACATGTGGATGGACAGATTAAG gAGGGTGCAATAGCTTATAGCACAGACAGATCCACGCCACAACAGTACCCATGCAGCACACCAAGCTCTGAATTAGACCATACCAGTCAATATGATGGAGCAGGAGTTGGCCATGATGTGGGTCCAGGCCCTGAAAATGCATTGTTAGCATCCTTATTGCCCAATATGGCTCAACAGATGCAAAGCGTGCAGCTGATGCCTTCAG CTCCTCAAGCTATACTTGATGGGTCAGCTGCTGGGATTCCACCTAGTGACCAGGAAGCTGTCCAAAGTGTCCCTTTCTACCCTGTGGCTTCCCAGCCTATTGGTCCAGGACCTGGCTTTGCACCTCCAGGATTTTCAAGTCAGTATGGAGCTGAGCCATCACCATTGTATTTAGGGTCAATGCTACCACCAGGAGGGCCACCACAAGAATCTGAACCACGGGAAGAAGAGCAGACAAACCTGGAAACAG GAATGCAGAGAATTGCCTCAGAGTCTCCTTCACGAAACTCCTTCCCTGAGCAGAGAGAGGAGGATTTCTACAGCAGAATGGCTAgaatg GCACCAGAACGAAGATCCAGATCTGCATCTCAATCTTCAGCATATATG GGCTATGGACAAAGATCCCGGACAACATCAGAGTCCTCTGCTCATTCTGTGGGACGAGAGAGATCTAACTCTGCAGCAAAACAGCCACCTCCTTCTCCACCTGTTCCTGTAGGGAAAGAGActaagaaagaagtgaaaaaagagCCAGCATCTAGAAAG aCTGGTGCAAACTGGTTTCGCTGGctgatgggaaaaggaaagaacgAAGCTCACCTTCCAGATGACAAGAACAAATCA ATTGTTTGGGATGAAAAGAAGCAGCGCTGGGTTAACTTGGATGAACCGGAAGAAGAG AGTAAGCCTCCGCCACCACCTCCAACAGCATTTCCCAAAGCTCCTCAGGCTGCTCCATCTGGGCCTGGAGGCCCACCTAGTGCCCCTGTCAACATGTTCTCTAGAAGAGCAG CAGGAAGCAGAGCCCGTTATGTTGATGTTCTGAATCCAGGTGGAACCAAGTCAAGTGGTGCTGTTCCTGCACCATCAGACCTATTTGCACCACTGGCACCAATGCCAATTCCTGCAAATGTATTTGTTCCAAACGCAG